A single genomic interval of Christensenellaceae bacterium 44-20 harbors:
- the yunB gene encoding sporulation protein YunB has translation MKKKRAKRLLALGALMLFLLALYFYLDWGLRENLLVQGEAQLNNIAISIMNTSVSEVLQKHYPARDLLKIEKDEQGRVVMVSADAAEMNQIVYECVELAQEKIAQLERDKIPIPLGNAIGSRLFSGKGPDIRIGVLPMGAVSAEYFTEFYAAGINQTRYKIYMVLKSDMALVVGRSSQSVHIESQVLIADAIIVGTVPQSYANLDGARGFIDLTP, from the coding sequence ATGAAGAAGAAAAGAGCGAAGCGTCTGCTGGCTTTAGGCGCGCTGATGTTGTTTTTGCTGGCTTTGTATTTCTATCTCGACTGGGGGCTGCGGGAAAACCTGCTGGTGCAGGGAGAGGCGCAGCTGAACAATATTGCGATTTCCATCATGAACACATCCGTCAGCGAAGTATTGCAAAAGCACTACCCGGCCAGGGATTTGCTCAAAATAGAGAAGGATGAGCAGGGGAGAGTGGTGATGGTGAGCGCAGATGCGGCTGAGATGAACCAGATTGTCTATGAATGCGTGGAACTGGCGCAGGAGAAGATCGCGCAGCTGGAGCGGGACAAAATTCCCATTCCGCTGGGCAACGCCATAGGCTCGCGGCTGTTTTCCGGCAAGGGGCCGGATATTCGGATTGGCGTTTTGCCCATGGGCGCAGTGAGCGCGGAGTATTTCACTGAGTTTTATGCTGCGGGGATTAACCAGACGCGCTACAAAATTTACATGGTACTAAAAAGCGATATGGCGCTGGTGGTTGGCCGCTCCAGCCAGAGCGTGCATATCGAGAGCCAGGTGCTCATCGCAGATGCGATTATTGTGGGGACGGTGCCGCAGTCTTATGCGAATCTGGACGGCGCCCGGGGCTTTATCGATCTGACACCTTGA
- the abc-f gene encoding ABC-F type ribosomal protection protein — MSMIRVEDLSFSYSSSYDPIFEHVSFTIDTDWKLGFVGRNGRGKTTFLNLLLGKYEYSGKIISSVPFDYFPYSISDPSQLTIDALWAVCPMAEEWELLRELSYLDVDAQILWRPFETLSNGEQTKALLAALFLKQGRFLLIDEPTNHLDAKAREIVAAYLQKKKGFILVSHDRRFLDSCVDHILALNRANIQVQSGNFSSWMENFRHQQEAEAAQNERLRRDIKRLKASARQSAVWSDRVEASKSGAADKGFVGHKAAKMMKRSKAIEARQEKAIEQKSQLLKNAESAENLKLHPLVHHAGILARFDEVAPVYGGGAVCSPLSFAIRQGDRVALQGKNGSGKSSLLKLILGSPIQHTGTLSLASGLVFSYVSQDTSHLCGSLSAYARENQIDESLFKALLRKMDFERVQFEKDMAEFSGGQKKKVLIARSLCESAHIYIWDEPLNFIDIYSRRQIETLIAAYAPTMLFVEHDAAFCSAVATKSIQL; from the coding sequence ATGTCAATGATTCGAGTGGAAGATTTATCGTTTTCCTATTCTTCCAGTTACGACCCTATTTTTGAACACGTCAGCTTCACAATTGATACCGATTGGAAGCTGGGCTTTGTCGGCAGAAACGGCCGGGGAAAGACCACGTTTCTCAATCTCCTGCTTGGCAAATACGAGTATAGCGGTAAAATCATCTCTTCGGTTCCATTTGATTATTTCCCCTATTCCATTTCAGATCCAAGCCAGCTCACTATCGACGCGCTCTGGGCAGTCTGCCCCATGGCCGAAGAATGGGAGCTGCTCCGAGAGCTCTCCTATCTGGATGTCGATGCGCAGATTCTCTGGCGTCCGTTCGAGACGCTCTCAAACGGCGAGCAAACCAAGGCACTGCTGGCCGCGCTCTTTCTAAAGCAAGGGCGCTTCCTGCTCATCGATGAGCCAACCAATCATCTGGATGCCAAGGCCCGGGAAATCGTCGCCGCTTATTTGCAAAAGAAAAAGGGCTTTATTTTGGTCTCGCACGATCGCCGTTTCCTTGATTCCTGCGTGGATCATATCCTCGCCCTGAACCGAGCCAATATCCAGGTGCAGAGCGGCAATTTCTCCTCCTGGATGGAAAACTTCCGCCATCAGCAGGAAGCCGAGGCCGCGCAAAACGAACGGCTCAGGCGCGATATCAAAAGGCTCAAAGCCTCCGCCCGGCAAAGCGCCGTGTGGTCGGATCGCGTGGAGGCATCCAAAAGCGGCGCAGCAGACAAGGGCTTTGTCGGGCATAAAGCCGCAAAGATGATGAAGCGCTCCAAAGCCATCGAGGCGCGGCAGGAAAAGGCCATCGAGCAAAAATCCCAGCTGCTCAAAAATGCGGAGAGCGCAGAAAATCTGAAGCTGCATCCGCTGGTGCATCACGCCGGCATTTTGGCCCGCTTTGATGAGGTCGCCCCTGTCTATGGCGGCGGAGCCGTCTGCTCTCCCCTCTCCTTCGCGATCCGGCAAGGCGATCGCGTCGCCCTGCAAGGCAAAAACGGGAGCGGCAAAAGCAGTCTGCTCAAATTGATTCTGGGCTCGCCCATCCAGCATACCGGAACGCTCTCCCTCGCTTCCGGGCTGGTTTTCTCCTACGTCAGCCAGGATACTTCGCATCTGTGCGGAAGTCTGTCTGCCTATGCGCGGGAAAACCAGATCGATGAAAGCCTGTTCAAAGCTCTGCTCCGCAAAATGGATTTTGAGAGAGTGCAGTTTGAAAAGGATATGGCGGAATTTTCCGGCGGCCAGAAGAAAAAAGTGCTCATCGCCAGAAGCCTGTGCGAGAGCGCGCATATCTATATTTGGGATGAACCGCTGAATTTTATCGATATCTATTCGCGCAGGCAAATCGAAACGCTCATCGCCGCGTATGCGCCAACCATGCTCTTTGTCGAGCATGATGCCGCGTTTTGCAGCGCCGTCGCGACAAAATCCATTCAGCTCTAA
- the recR gene encoding recombination mediator RecR translates to MFGIEAMNKLAEWFARLPGIGPKSAARLAYHVIDMEPEEVKAFAQDLYAARLAVRYCSVCGNLTDREKCYICEDDRRDTGTICVVRDSRDVMAIERAGEYRGVYHVLGGTISPLDGIGPDDLRIKELLNRAKEGVREVILATNPDVQGEATAVYLSRLLTPLGIKVTRIAHGVPVGGELEYTDDVTLMKSIEGRTEF, encoded by the coding sequence ATGTTTGGAATTGAGGCCATGAATAAGCTGGCCGAATGGTTTGCCCGGCTTCCGGGCATCGGCCCCAAGAGTGCGGCGCGGCTGGCTTATCATGTGATCGATATGGAGCCGGAGGAAGTCAAGGCATTTGCGCAGGATCTCTATGCGGCGCGGCTGGCCGTGCGCTACTGCTCGGTCTGCGGCAATTTGACGGATCGGGAAAAGTGCTACATTTGCGAGGATGACCGGCGGGATACCGGCACGATTTGCGTCGTGCGGGATTCCAGAGATGTGATGGCCATCGAACGGGCAGGGGAATATCGGGGCGTTTACCACGTGCTGGGCGGGACGATCTCTCCGCTGGACGGCATTGGCCCGGACGATCTGCGCATCAAGGAACTGCTGAACAGAGCCAAAGAGGGCGTACGAGAAGTGATTTTGGCGACCAACCCGGACGTTCAGGGGGAGGCGACGGCCGTCTATCTCTCTCGGCTATTGACGCCGCTGGGCATCAAAGTAACGCGCATTGCTCATGGCGTGCCTGTGGGCGGCGAGCTGGAATACACAGACGACGTTACGCTGATGAAATCCATCGAGGGGCGCACGGAGTTCTAA
- a CDS encoding S41 family peptidase — protein sequence MERKKVIYLVIIAVLSTALIASLLTYYFTTKSIERGELYLKGQSYEELMKYFELEKVKSMIDEYYIRDVQAEELLNGTLSGMVEHLGDGHSAFYTEEDYRYFDEKSAGSYIGLGMLLRKDGDDYPVVRQVFPGTPAYDAGIAAGDRVLRVDEKDTRDMDIDGVLGRIRGIEGTKAKITLQSGQESREVELPRRVTDMQMVMTDMVNAKVGYVNIVEFSGSAVDDFKKAIAAIEGEGAQGVVIDLRGNQGGNISQAMEIADLLLDEGQIAYVMGREKVSITWKSSKSVDYDKPIVILTDGQTEGVSEVFAAALQERGRAQVLGGKTMGRAVMTSFFEVPSTGNVVKLVTGKYCTAGGAEIDKNGVIPDVEYSDADAEEQMTILAKAAELLGMQ from the coding sequence ATGGAACGAAAAAAGGTGATATACCTCGTTATTATCGCAGTGCTGTCGACAGCGCTCATTGCTTCACTGCTCACTTACTACTTCACGACCAAAAGCATCGAACGCGGCGAGCTTTATTTGAAAGGCCAGAGCTATGAAGAACTGATGAAGTATTTCGAGCTGGAAAAAGTCAAGAGCATGATAGACGAATACTATATCCGCGATGTGCAGGCAGAAGAGCTTCTAAATGGAACGCTTTCCGGCATGGTGGAGCACTTGGGAGACGGGCATTCCGCCTTCTATACGGAGGAGGATTACCGCTATTTCGATGAAAAGAGCGCAGGGAGCTATATTGGCCTTGGGATGCTGCTGCGCAAGGATGGAGATGATTACCCGGTTGTGCGGCAGGTTTTCCCGGGCACGCCGGCATATGATGCGGGAATTGCGGCAGGGGATCGGGTTCTTCGCGTGGATGAGAAGGACACGCGCGATATGGATATTGACGGCGTTTTGGGCCGCATCCGGGGCATTGAGGGCACGAAGGCCAAGATTACACTGCAATCCGGCCAGGAGAGCAGAGAGGTTGAGCTGCCGCGTAGGGTAACGGACATGCAGATGGTCATGACGGATATGGTCAATGCGAAGGTGGGATACGTCAATATCGTGGAATTTTCAGGCAGCGCTGTGGACGATTTTAAGAAGGCCATTGCGGCGATAGAGGGCGAAGGCGCTCAAGGGGTGGTTATCGATTTGCGGGGTAACCAAGGCGGGAATATCAGCCAGGCGATGGAGATCGCCGACCTGCTTTTGGATGAGGGGCAGATCGCCTATGTGATGGGAAGGGAGAAGGTGAGCATCACATGGAAATCCTCTAAAAGCGTGGATTACGACAAGCCGATTGTCATTCTGACGGATGGGCAGACGGAAGGCGTGAGCGAGGTATTTGCCGCGGCATTGCAGGAGCGCGGCAGGGCGCAGGTTTTGGGCGGAAAGACCATGGGCAGAGCGGTTATGACTTCCTTCTTCGAAGTGCCCTCTACGGGAAATGTGGTCAAGCTCGTAACGGGAAAATACTGCACGGCAGGTGGGGCAGAGATCGATAAAAATGGTGTGATTCCGGATGTGGAATACAGCGATGCGGATGCCGAGGAGCAGATGACCATTCTTGCAAAAGCGGCAGAGTTGCTTGGGATGCAATAA
- a CDS encoding transglycosylase domain-containing protein, whose protein sequence is MNQPSASRPISGSPAAKSGAQKPEEGSTIVFNSKELKQASQKSRASGSKASSQKAAPASLFCPRKKKSSYVLGTIITTAKLFGLALLVFMAAGIGAVFGVANAYLGTTPDLDLEVLADSALTSYIYDANGNLITTYSGTENREYASLDEIPLQLQQAVIAVEDVRFYHHNGIDLKRILGSFVGNMSSDKTSGGSTITQQLIKNQLLSSERSYKRKIQEASLAIQLEKEYSKDQILEAYLNTIPLGGTIYGVKVAAKDYFGKELNELTLRECACLAGITQYPWLYSPRRAYYVYKDPTELNKRIKKVLESMYTAGYISLDEMNEALNDEFTVLEKSSASEIYDMPHFVEYGIHDVVTHLLKARGLEDTAQNRSAIQNELRTKGYSIYLTVDPDVQHKLQDTVANYDGYYRFSAKDSVVKQPGPNGTTIEIRQPQAAAVIIDHKTGQIKGMVGSRDVPTARLLQNRAYQSRMPVGSSIKPLAVYGPAFEKGLGLGSMIPNIKARIPGWGTDEGYPTTSHGKSYGPTTIRKGITSSLNIVAARTLVDYVSVDTSYDYLMALGISPDAINKDGIGLALGTSGISTLEMAGAYSCIANGGEYREPMAFTKVVDKNGNVILDAEDVQEVRQVFKPSTAFMLVEALKNAVQSGTGTNARISGFTVAGKTGTNHSNRGIAFSGMTGYYTSSLWIGHDEYKQMPGQQGSKAAILWQRYMKAILEGKEDRPILEGDASDYGVTRYTVCGVSGLKCTDACSADTFHPPVTDYFAAGDAPTEVCNMHSSSAKICAEGNCAPGPYCPETSIQSVSGVVIPGDSPYAQLGEESLAGIFPNLVTGASSDDSPEAPPTGECPVHTEQWALEQSGMPTAISEANAAIEEAELYLYTEGRLSQTQKNRLISLITAVRNALNASEDTKSVAAIQAATNNLLSAKREMQASFAEPSPSPSPSTSPSPSPSDSSSPEPSPSSSP, encoded by the coding sequence GTGAATCAGCCTTCCGCTTCCCGGCCCATATCCGGATCACCTGCCGCCAAATCCGGCGCGCAGAAACCGGAAGAGGGCTCCACCATCGTGTTTAACTCCAAGGAGCTGAAACAGGCCAGCCAAAAATCTCGCGCATCGGGCAGCAAAGCCAGCAGCCAAAAAGCTGCGCCCGCGTCTCTGTTTTGTCCGCGGAAAAAGAAATCCTCCTATGTGCTCGGCACGATCATCACCACAGCCAAACTCTTCGGCCTGGCGCTGCTCGTCTTTATGGCGGCGGGCATCGGCGCCGTTTTCGGTGTCGCCAATGCCTATCTTGGGACGACGCCGGATCTCGATTTAGAGGTGCTGGCAGATAGTGCGCTGACCTCCTATATCTACGATGCCAACGGCAATCTCATTACCACCTATTCCGGAACGGAAAACCGCGAATATGCCTCTTTGGATGAAATTCCTCTCCAGCTTCAGCAGGCCGTTATCGCCGTCGAGGATGTGCGCTTCTATCATCATAACGGCATCGATCTTAAGCGCATTTTAGGCTCGTTTGTCGGCAATATGTCCAGCGATAAAACCAGCGGCGGCTCCACCATCACGCAGCAGCTCATCAAAAACCAGCTTCTCTCCTCCGAGCGCTCCTATAAGCGCAAAATTCAGGAGGCAAGCCTGGCCATTCAGCTGGAAAAAGAATACAGCAAGGATCAGATTCTGGAGGCCTATCTCAATACCATCCCCCTTGGCGGCACGATCTACGGCGTCAAAGTCGCCGCAAAGGATTATTTCGGCAAGGAGCTGAATGAACTCACGCTGCGCGAGTGCGCCTGCCTGGCCGGCATCACGCAGTATCCCTGGCTGTATAGCCCGCGCCGCGCCTATTACGTCTATAAAGATCCCACAGAGCTGAACAAACGCATCAAAAAAGTGCTCGAGAGCATGTATACCGCCGGCTATATTTCTTTGGACGAGATGAACGAGGCGCTGAACGACGAATTCACCGTGCTGGAGAAAAGCTCCGCCAGCGAGATTTACGATATGCCGCATTTTGTAGAGTACGGCATTCACGACGTGGTAACGCATCTGCTCAAGGCGCGCGGCCTGGAGGATACGGCGCAAAACCGATCCGCCATTCAAAATGAGCTGCGCACCAAAGGCTATTCCATCTATCTGACGGTCGATCCGGATGTCCAGCATAAATTGCAGGATACGGTTGCCAACTACGATGGCTACTATCGTTTTTCCGCCAAAGACAGCGTCGTCAAGCAGCCTGGCCCCAATGGGACGACGATTGAAATCCGCCAGCCCCAGGCCGCCGCTGTTATCATCGATCATAAGACCGGCCAAATCAAAGGCATGGTGGGCAGCCGGGATGTCCCGACGGCGCGCCTGCTCCAAAACCGCGCATATCAAAGCCGCATGCCTGTGGGATCCTCCATCAAGCCTTTGGCTGTCTATGGCCCGGCTTTTGAGAAGGGCCTTGGCCTTGGCAGCATGATCCCCAATATCAAAGCGCGCATTCCCGGCTGGGGTACGGATGAAGGCTATCCTACCACCAGCCACGGCAAGAGCTATGGGCCAACGACCATCCGCAAAGGTATCACAAGCTCGCTCAACATCGTCGCCGCGCGCACTTTAGTGGATTACGTCAGCGTCGATACCTCCTATGATTATCTGATGGCGCTGGGTATCAGCCCCGATGCTATCAATAAAGATGGCATTGGTCTCGCCCTTGGAACCAGCGGCATCTCCACTCTGGAAATGGCCGGCGCCTATTCCTGCATCGCCAACGGCGGCGAATACCGCGAACCCATGGCGTTCACAAAGGTTGTAGATAAGAATGGCAATGTCATTCTAGATGCAGAAGATGTTCAGGAGGTGCGTCAGGTGTTCAAGCCCTCCACAGCCTTTATGCTCGTAGAAGCGCTCAAAAACGCTGTGCAGTCCGGAACCGGAACCAACGCCCGCATCAGCGGCTTTACCGTTGCCGGAAAAACCGGCACCAACCACAGCAACCGCGGCATCGCTTTCTCCGGCATGACGGGCTACTATACCAGCTCGCTCTGGATCGGCCATGATGAATATAAGCAAATGCCCGGGCAACAAGGCAGCAAGGCGGCTATCCTATGGCAGCGCTATATGAAGGCCATTTTGGAAGGCAAGGAGGATCGGCCCATTTTAGAGGGCGACGCTTCGGATTACGGCGTTACGCGCTATACCGTCTGCGGCGTTTCCGGATTAAAATGCACGGATGCATGCAGCGCCGATACCTTCCATCCCCCGGTAACCGACTATTTCGCCGCCGGGGATGCGCCAACCGAAGTCTGCAATATGCATTCTTCTTCCGCTAAAATCTGTGCGGAGGGCAACTGCGCGCCCGGGCCCTACTGCCCCGAAACTTCGATTCAGAGCGTCAGCGGTGTCGTCATCCCGGGGGATAGCCCGTATGCACAGCTGGGCGAGGAATCTCTTGCCGGGATTTTCCCCAACCTGGTTACCGGCGCTTCTTCCGATGATTCTCCGGAGGCCCCGCCCACAGGCGAATGCCCGGTGCATACCGAGCAATGGGCGCTGGAGCAATCCGGAATGCCCACGGCCATTTCCGAGGCAAATGCTGCCATCGAAGAGGCTGAGCTCTACTTATATACCGAAGGGCGCTTGAGCCAGACCCAGAAGAACCGCCTGATCTCGCTGATTACCGCCGTAAGAAACGCGCTCAATGCCAGCGAGGATACCAAATCCGTCGCGGCAATTCAGGCGGCGACGAATAATTTGCTGTCCGCGAAACGCGAAATGCAGGCCTCCTTTGCCGAGCCTTCCCCATCGCCGTCGCCCAGCACCTCGCCGTCTCCATCGCCTAGCGACTCGTCCTCCCCGGAGCCTTCCCCATCGTCCAGCCCTTAA
- a CDS encoding YebC/PmpR family DNA-binding transcriptional regulator, translating into MSGHSKWATIKRKKEKTDAARGKVFTKIVRELAVAVKEGGGPDPSMNPRLRDTIAKAKANNMPNDNIDRAIKKASGELGNINYENITYEGYGVGGVAVIIDVLTDNKNRTAAEIRHALSKNGGSLGTTGCVAWMFDAKGVITVEQSEGVSEEELMMTALDAGAEDFNAEDGVYEILTDPADFSQVREALEAAGYAFLSAEMDKIAQTSVELTAEQQESVEAMLDMLEDNDDVQNVYHNAQLDEE; encoded by the coding sequence ATGTCAGGGCATTCCAAGTGGGCGACGATCAAACGCAAAAAGGAAAAGACCGATGCGGCAAGAGGCAAGGTTTTCACGAAAATTGTCCGTGAGCTTGCTGTGGCCGTGAAGGAAGGCGGAGGCCCGGACCCGAGTATGAACCCAAGGCTGCGCGATACCATTGCGAAGGCAAAGGCAAACAACATGCCTAACGATAACATCGATCGGGCCATCAAAAAGGCATCGGGCGAGCTTGGAAATATCAACTATGAAAATATCACTTACGAAGGTTATGGCGTGGGCGGAGTCGCGGTGATTATCGACGTTTTGACGGACAATAAGAACCGCACGGCGGCGGAAATCCGGCATGCGCTTTCCAAAAACGGCGGCTCGCTTGGGACGACAGGATGCGTCGCCTGGATGTTTGACGCCAAGGGCGTGATTACCGTTGAGCAGAGCGAGGGCGTTTCGGAAGAGGAGCTGATGATGACGGCTCTGGATGCAGGCGCAGAAGATTTTAACGCGGAAGACGGCGTTTATGAGATTCTGACGGATCCGGCGGATTTCTCTCAGGTGCGCGAAGCGCTGGAGGCGGCGGGATATGCGTTCCTCTCGGCAGAGATGGATAAAATTGCCCAGACGAGCGTTGAGCTGACGGCGGAGCAGCAGGAGAGCGTGGAAGCGATGCTGGATATGTTGGAGGACAATGACGACGTTCAAAACGTTTATCACAACGCCCAGCTGGATGAAGAGTAG
- a CDS encoding uracil-DNA glycosylase, which translates to MNLSWQHKRLQTLAQGKGELVLGSGNQSAQIMLIGEAPGREEVQAGRPFVGKAGRNLDSFLEATGLAREELYLTNVVKFRPVRISPKGTASNRPPTQQEIALCTPYLKAEIEQVSPRLILTLGNIALQAMLGREARIGQYHGREALTADGKTVFALYHPASIIYNPKLRQTYAEDLARLRAYLTKRDKSASIEELKREAEEWNEKR; encoded by the coding sequence ATGAATCTTTCCTGGCAGCACAAGCGATTGCAGACGCTCGCCCAGGGGAAGGGGGAGCTTGTTTTGGGTTCTGGGAATCAAAGCGCGCAGATCATGCTCATCGGAGAGGCGCCGGGCAGGGAGGAGGTGCAGGCTGGGCGGCCGTTCGTGGGCAAGGCAGGCAGAAACCTGGATTCCTTCTTAGAGGCGACGGGGCTGGCCCGGGAGGAGCTTTACCTGACCAACGTCGTGAAATTCCGGCCGGTGCGCATCAGCCCCAAGGGGACGGCCTCCAACCGGCCGCCCACGCAGCAGGAGATCGCGCTTTGCACTCCTTATTTGAAGGCGGAGATTGAGCAGGTGAGCCCGCGGCTGATTCTGACTTTGGGCAATATCGCCTTGCAGGCTATGCTGGGAAGGGAGGCCAGGATTGGGCAGTATCACGGGAGGGAAGCGCTGACGGCGGACGGTAAAACTGTTTTTGCGCTCTATCACCCGGCCAGCATTATTTACAATCCGAAATTAAGGCAGACATATGCCGAGGATTTGGCCCGGCTGCGCGCTTATTTGACAAAAAGGGACAAATCGGCTAGTATAGAGGAATTAAAGCGGGAGGCAGAAGAATGGAACGAAAAAAGGTGA
- a CDS encoding uracil-DNA glycosylase, which yields MYRNFREVYEAAQNCQACALAKTRRNVVFGEGSAKSGVMFIGEGPGEQEDRTGRPFVGPAGQLLDKMIAAIDLRREDVYIANIVKCRPPYNADPKPEYAQACMGYLREQVRYVHPKVIVLLGRIACQNLLGEKQGITRLHGQVFRRKSFVLIPTYHPSALLRNPDLKRDAWEDFKIIKKVLEEGV from the coding sequence ATGTATCGAAACTTTCGAGAGGTTTATGAGGCGGCGCAAAACTGCCAGGCCTGCGCTCTGGCAAAGACGCGAAGGAACGTGGTTTTTGGAGAGGGAAGCGCGAAATCCGGCGTGATGTTCATCGGCGAGGGGCCGGGGGAGCAGGAGGATAGGACAGGCCGCCCCTTCGTGGGCCCGGCGGGGCAGCTTTTGGACAAGATGATCGCGGCCATTGATTTAAGGCGGGAGGATGTCTATATTGCCAATATCGTCAAATGCCGCCCGCCTTATAATGCCGATCCGAAGCCGGAATATGCCCAGGCCTGCATGGGGTATCTGCGCGAACAGGTGCGCTATGTGCACCCGAAGGTGATCGTCCTGCTGGGGCGCATCGCCTGCCAGAATCTCCTGGGGGAAAAGCAGGGCATCACGCGGCTGCACGGGCAGGTTTTCCGGCGCAAGAGTTTTGTGCTCATTCCGACATATCATCCCTCTGCGCTGCTGCGCAACCCGGATCTCAAGCGGGATGCCTGGGAAGATTTCAAAATAATTAAAAAAGTGCTGGAGGAAGGCGTATGA
- a CDS encoding pro-sigmaK processing inhibitor BofA family protein has product MNWEAVIYFAIGLALLYLIGTLLLSMKWLLRLLFNSILGGAALALLNLILAQFSIGIALTPVNAMIVGLLGLPGVLLLFLIRLILL; this is encoded by the coding sequence ATGAACTGGGAAGCAGTGATATACTTTGCCATTGGGCTGGCATTGCTCTATTTGATTGGAACATTACTGCTTTCGATGAAATGGCTCCTGCGGCTGCTCTTCAACTCGATTTTAGGCGGTGCGGCGCTGGCGCTGCTCAACCTGATTTTGGCGCAGTTTTCCATCGGCATTGCGCTGACGCCGGTCAACGCGATGATTGTCGGCCTGCTCGGCCTTCCGGGCGTTCTACTGTTATTTTTGATCCGCCTGATTTTGCTTTAA
- a CDS encoding DUF2508 family protein, which produces MFENKMEKQDMRLKEEARRALAAWKAAEEFLNHASDPALVDFAIYDLEAAKKKYLYLLGLLRQDMKSAKLREPEPALLEQQEQA; this is translated from the coding sequence ATGTTTGAAAACAAAATGGAAAAACAGGATATGAGGCTCAAGGAGGAGGCGCGCCGGGCACTGGCCGCGTGGAAAGCGGCAGAGGAATTTTTAAACCATGCTTCGGATCCTGCGCTGGTGGATTTCGCGATCTACGATCTGGAGGCGGCGAAAAAGAAATACCTTTATTTGCTGGGCCTATTGCGCCAGGATATGAAGAGCGCGAAGCTTCGGGAACCGGAACCAGCGCTATTGGAACAGCAAGAGCAGGCATGA
- a CDS encoding YbaB/EbfC family nucleoid-associated protein, with translation MAKRSGGFRPGMGGGMQNMMQQAQRMQANIARVQEELEEKEVEASAGGGVVSAVVSGKKVLKNLTIAQEVVDPDDIEMLQDLIIAAVNEAMAKAEQLSEEEMAKVTGGMNLGGLF, from the coding sequence ATGGCAAAGAGAAGCGGAGGATTCCGGCCGGGTATGGGCGGCGGGATGCAGAATATGATGCAGCAGGCGCAGAGAATGCAGGCCAATATTGCGCGGGTGCAGGAAGAGCTGGAAGAGAAGGAAGTGGAGGCCAGCGCGGGAGGCGGCGTCGTCAGCGCGGTGGTATCTGGCAAGAAAGTGCTCAAGAACCTGACGATCGCGCAGGAAGTTGTGGACCCGGACGACATCGAGATGCTTCAGGATCTCATCATCGCGGCCGTCAACGAGGCGATGGCCAAGGCGGAACAGCTCTCGGAAGAGGAGATGGCGAAAGTTACCGGCGGGATGAACCTTGGGGGGCTATTTTAG